A window of Pedobacter lusitanus contains these coding sequences:
- a CDS encoding TrmH family RNA methyltransferase, which translates to MLSKSQISFIKSLHQKKYRKEHGLFIIEGIKSIVEFIPSAYQIHSIYFLAQYQSLLPKLPSNIKLFEVNNAELEKISTLQAPQGILALVNIPETAVFDKSTLKNNFSLVLDGVQDPGNLGTIIRTADWFGFKNVICSLHTVEVYNPKTVQATMGSLCRVNVSYQDLPVWLKDIKLPIFGAMLNGNSLYQTKWGTEGLVVLGNEGQGVSPEVINLINNPVTIPRVGEAESLNVAVSAAIFCADISRNFQK; encoded by the coding sequence ATGCTTTCAAAGTCTCAGATAAGTTTTATTAAATCGTTACATCAAAAAAAGTACCGCAAAGAGCATGGGCTATTTATTATTGAAGGAATAAAATCAATTGTAGAATTTATTCCTTCAGCTTACCAGATTCATAGTATCTATTTTCTGGCCCAATACCAATCTTTACTACCTAAATTACCCTCAAATATAAAGTTATTTGAAGTAAACAACGCCGAATTAGAGAAGATTAGTACTTTACAGGCCCCTCAGGGTATTCTGGCTCTGGTAAACATCCCTGAAACGGCTGTCTTTGATAAAAGCACCCTGAAAAATAACTTTTCTCTTGTCCTTGATGGTGTACAGGACCCCGGAAATCTGGGTACAATTATCCGGACAGCTGACTGGTTCGGTTTTAAAAATGTCATTTGCTCACTGCATACGGTCGAAGTTTATAATCCAAAAACCGTGCAGGCAACGATGGGTTCTCTTTGCAGAGTGAACGTAAGTTATCAGGACCTGCCTGTATGGCTAAAAGACATTAAATTACCCATTTTTGGGGCTATGTTAAACGGGAATAGTCTTTATCAGACCAAATGGGGTACCGAAGGACTGGTTGTTTTAGGTAATGAAGGCCAGGGAGTGAGTCCTGAAGTAATTAATCTGATCAATAATCCTGTAACTATTCCAAGAGTCGGAGAGGCTGAGTCATTGAACGTTGCGGTATCGGCAGCAATCTTTTGTGCAGATATTAGCAGAAATTTTCAGAAATAA
- a CDS encoding quinone-dependent dihydroorotate dehydrogenase: MYRLIKPLFFKFDPEKVHYFVVQRLKWFHEHFPLGKTIIRSSFDIHIKGLEREVFGIRFRNPVGLAAGFDKNGEYIEALSDLGFGFIEVGTVTPLPQPGNDQPRMFRLAEDEAIINRMGFNNKGVDTLAERLRVLKLKDKTIVIGGNIGKNKNTPNEDAVLDYVKCFDRLFDVVDYFVVNVSSPNTPGLRALQEKEPLTLLLKTLQQRNHKNGISRPILLKIAPDLTNEQLDDIVDIVMEAGIAGVIATNTTIDRTGLITPAGIANEAGGLSGKPLTVRSTEVIRYLSQKSNKAFPIIGVGGIHSPQDAKDKLEAGASLVQLYTGFIYEGPGIVKRICKALV, encoded by the coding sequence ATGTATCGTTTAATCAAGCCTTTATTTTTCAAATTTGATCCAGAGAAAGTTCATTATTTCGTAGTCCAGCGACTAAAATGGTTTCATGAACATTTCCCACTGGGTAAGACCATTATCCGAAGCAGTTTTGATATTCATATCAAGGGGCTCGAGCGCGAAGTTTTTGGTATCAGATTCAGAAATCCCGTTGGTCTTGCTGCGGGTTTCGATAAAAACGGAGAATATATAGAAGCCCTGAGTGATCTTGGTTTTGGTTTTATTGAAGTAGGGACAGTTACTCCGCTGCCGCAGCCAGGTAATGATCAGCCAAGAATGTTCAGGCTTGCTGAGGATGAAGCCATTATCAACAGGATGGGATTCAATAATAAAGGAGTTGATACGCTGGCAGAACGTCTGAGAGTACTGAAACTGAAAGATAAAACTATAGTTATCGGAGGGAATATCGGGAAAAATAAGAATACACCAAATGAAGATGCAGTGTTGGATTATGTGAAATGTTTCGATCGTCTGTTTGATGTGGTAGACTATTTTGTAGTTAACGTAAGTTCTCCGAATACACCGGGACTGCGGGCGCTGCAGGAAAAAGAACCCCTGACCTTATTACTGAAAACTTTACAGCAACGCAATCATAAAAATGGAATATCCAGACCAATCTTATTAAAGATTGCACCTGATCTGACCAATGAACAACTGGATGATATTGTGGATATAGTGATGGAGGCTGGTATTGCCGGTGTAATTGCGACCAATACAACAATTGACAGAACCGGTTTGATTACCCCGGCCGGAATTGCGAACGAAGCGGGCGGATTGAGTGGTAAACCTCTGACTGTCCGTTCAACCGAAGTGATCAGATATTTATCACAGAAATCAAATAAGGCGTTCCCTATAATAGGTGTGGGAGGGATTCATTCTCCACAGGATGCAAAAGATAAGCTGGAGGCGGGAGCTTCTTTAGTACAGTTGTATACCGGTTTTATTTATGAAGGACCAGGTATAGTAAAGAGAATCTGTAAAGCATTGGTTTAA
- a CDS encoding ABC-F family ATP-binding cassette domain-containing protein, which translates to MISINDLTFLIGSRALYDEANWHIKPGERIGLIGANGTGKSTLLKIIVGEYAPSSGSVSMSKDLKIGYLNQDLLSYESHHTILHVAMEAFERQNQIHDEIEELLRKIETDYSEEVLNKLSDKQQEFEALDGYNIEYKANEILAGLGFSTEDQHRPLNTFSGGWRMRVMLAKILLQTPDILLLDEPTNHMDLPSIKWLETYLAGFEGAIVIVSHDRYFLDKIVNRTVESRKGKLTTYAGNYTFYLEEKSLRGEIQKGEFKNQQAKIKQEERLIERFRAKASKAKMAQSRMKALDKMERVEDVDDDNPTVNFSFKFTKPSGRHVIRIENATKRYPNIDILENAEAVIEKGDKIALIGANGKGKSTLLRMVAGVEAFDGTCETGHNVTTTFFAQHQLESLHLGNTILEELQAFAPKHTDTELRSILGCFLFTGDDVFKRIKVLSGGEKSRVALAKSLTTDSNFLILDEPTNHLDIQSVNILIQALQQFEGTFIAVSHDRYFLDNVANKIWFIEEEQIKQYPGTYAEYEVWNSKRIIPPAKNIPVKAEKEVKPKVEVKPVTVNSQQQLKKLNDQLKKVELETEELEKNVKAIEVELADESVYSDQAKLAETNKKYIAAKQLLETAQNKWENLAAEIMELE; encoded by the coding sequence ATGATTTCGATAAACGACTTAACATTCCTTATAGGTTCCCGGGCTTTATACGACGAGGCGAACTGGCACATCAAACCGGGAGAGAGAATTGGCCTTATTGGCGCCAATGGAACGGGAAAATCTACACTTTTAAAAATAATAGTAGGAGAATACGCACCCTCATCCGGGTCAGTTTCAATGTCTAAAGATTTAAAAATAGGCTATTTGAACCAGGATTTGCTTTCGTACGAATCTCACCATACCATCTTACATGTTGCAATGGAAGCTTTTGAGCGCCAGAACCAGATTCATGATGAGATTGAAGAACTCTTAAGAAAGATAGAAACAGATTATTCTGAAGAGGTATTAAACAAACTGAGCGATAAGCAACAGGAGTTTGAAGCACTGGACGGATATAACATTGAATATAAAGCAAATGAAATCCTTGCAGGTTTAGGTTTCAGTACTGAAGATCAGCACCGTCCGCTGAATACTTTCTCCGGAGGATGGAGAATGCGTGTAATGCTGGCCAAGATTCTGTTACAGACTCCGGATATCCTGTTACTGGATGAGCCTACCAATCACATGGATTTACCATCCATCAAATGGCTGGAGACTTATCTTGCCGGATTTGAAGGTGCAATTGTAATTGTATCTCACGATAGATATTTCCTGGATAAGATCGTGAACCGTACTGTTGAATCCCGCAAAGGAAAATTAACAACCTATGCTGGTAACTATACCTTCTATCTGGAAGAGAAATCTCTTCGCGGAGAGATTCAGAAAGGTGAATTCAAGAATCAGCAGGCTAAGATCAAACAGGAAGAAAGGCTGATTGAACGTTTCAGAGCTAAAGCGAGTAAAGCAAAAATGGCTCAGTCACGTATGAAAGCGCTGGATAAAATGGAGCGTGTAGAGGATGTGGATGATGATAATCCAACAGTAAACTTCAGCTTTAAATTTACTAAACCTTCGGGCCGTCACGTAATCCGGATTGAAAACGCGACCAAAAGATATCCAAACATCGACATTCTGGAAAATGCAGAAGCTGTCATTGAAAAAGGAGATAAAATCGCTTTAATCGGAGCAAACGGTAAAGGTAAATCTACTTTATTAAGAATGGTTGCCGGTGTGGAAGCTTTTGATGGAACTTGTGAGACAGGTCATAATGTAACGACTACTTTCTTTGCTCAGCATCAGCTGGAGTCCTTACACCTGGGCAACACAATTCTTGAAGAGTTACAGGCTTTTGCTCCTAAACATACAGATACGGAACTCCGTTCTATTCTGGGTTGTTTCCTTTTCACCGGAGATGATGTATTCAAGAGAATTAAAGTCCTTTCAGGAGGGGAAAAATCAAGGGTTGCACTGGCTAAGTCACTAACTACTGACTCCAACTTCCTGATTCTGGATGAGCCTACGAATCACCTGGACATACAATCTGTAAATATCCTGATTCAGGCATTGCAACAGTTTGAGGGTACATTCATTGCCGTATCCCACGATAGATACTTCCTGGATAATGTAGCCAACAAAATCTGGTTTATTGAAGAAGAACAGATCAAACAATACCCTGGTACTTACGCAGAGTATGAGGTATGGAACAGTAAAAGAATTATTCCTCCGGCAAAAAACATCCCTGTAAAAGCAGAAAAGGAAGTAAAACCTAAAGTAGAAGTGAAACCGGTAACAGTAAACAGTCAGCAGCAATTAAAAAAGCTGAATGACCAGTTAAAGAAAGTGGAACTGGAAACTGAGGAATTAGAGAAAAATGTAAAAGCAATTGAAGTTGAACTCGCTGACGAATCTGTCTATAGCGACCAGGCTAAACTTGCTGAAACAAATAAAAAGTATATTGCAGCAAAACAACTGTTGGAAACTGCCCAGAACAAATGGGAAAATCTTGCAGCTGAAATCATGGAATTAGAATAA
- a CDS encoding DUF5103 domain-containing protein: MIRTGILLFLCLFSLQQLQAQQEFTYDNKVYSPQIKTVQLYNTQKEQSFPVITLGTSEKLSFSFDDLRGGSKNYWYTVEHCTYDWKSSNLSALDYLDGMNEDRVIDYAYSSKTLQKYTHYSLTFPNDQIKPKISGNYLLKVYENGDVSKPVISQRFYIYDQQVNIQPEVIPSNEVSLRFSNQKVNITVLHRNPIQNPYQDIKLVLMQNGNPLTEKLNTKPTYVKPGSLIYNDLGSNDYKGSNEFRKFDFRSLRYKGEHVQDQFTDSTNNVVLFTDQNGTALKYTQQIDENGAFFIRNQDNRENETESDYGRIQFMLNTAAPGTNGDIYVVGRFNNYTLTEENKLSYIASKKKFYASLYLKQGLYDYQYVWKDNTTGKVDNTVLEGSFFETENAYQAFVYFRRPGSRWDELIGYSLFNNIQK, from the coding sequence ATGATCAGAACCGGAATATTGCTCTTTTTATGTTTGTTTAGTTTACAACAATTGCAGGCACAGCAGGAATTTACATATGATAATAAAGTTTATTCTCCGCAAATCAAAACTGTCCAGCTTTACAATACACAAAAAGAGCAATCTTTCCCGGTAATCACCCTGGGTACATCAGAGAAGCTGAGCTTCTCTTTTGATGATCTCAGAGGTGGCAGTAAAAATTACTGGTATACGGTAGAACATTGTACCTATGACTGGAAATCATCCAATCTGTCTGCACTGGACTATCTGGATGGCATGAATGAGGACAGGGTTATTGATTATGCCTACTCTTCCAAAACACTTCAGAAGTATACACACTATTCGCTTACTTTCCCTAATGATCAGATCAAACCAAAGATTTCAGGTAATTACCTGTTAAAGGTTTATGAAAACGGAGATGTCAGCAAACCTGTAATATCACAGCGTTTTTACATCTACGATCAGCAGGTAAATATTCAGCCCGAAGTCATTCCAAGCAATGAGGTTTCCTTAAGATTCAGCAATCAGAAAGTAAATATTACTGTACTGCACAGAAATCCGATACAGAACCCTTATCAGGATATTAAACTGGTACTGATGCAGAATGGGAACCCGCTTACCGAAAAACTGAATACCAAACCTACTTACGTTAAGCCCGGCTCTTTAATTTATAATGACCTGGGCAGTAATGACTACAAGGGGAGTAACGAATTCAGGAAATTCGACTTCCGCAGTCTGCGTTATAAAGGCGAACATGTACAGGATCAGTTTACAGACAGCACCAATAATGTTGTTTTATTTACCGATCAGAATGGCACCGCATTAAAGTATACTCAGCAGATTGACGAAAATGGTGCTTTCTTTATCCGCAATCAGGATAACAGGGAGAATGAAACTGAAAGTGATTATGGCCGTATTCAATTTATGCTGAACACTGCTGCTCCTGGTACTAATGGTGATATCTACGTAGTTGGCAGGTTTAATAATTATACGCTTACTGAAGAAAACAAACTGAGCTATATTGCTTCTAAAAAGAAGTTCTATGCCAGTCTGTATCTTAAACAGGGTTTATATGATTATCAGTATGTCTGGAAAGATAATACAACAGGAAAAGTAGACAACACTGTTCTGGAAGGTTCTTTCTTCGAAACAGAAAATGCTTATCAGGCATTTGTATATTTCCGCAGACCAGGCAGCAGATGGGATGAACTGATCGGATACAGCCTGTTCAATAATATTCAGAAATAA
- a CDS encoding alpha-amylase yields MSNQTLIQYFHWYYNEEEKLWQKAANQASSLKEIGITGVWFPPSYKSTEGANSVGYDSYDLFDLGEFDQKNSLPTRYGTKEEYLRAISALHEQQIMVLADVVFNHKAGGDELEKVPVRRVAAENREEYTSEVFDIEAWTKFTFPGRQGKYSEFIWDKSCFSGIDWAEDLQETAIFSIQNQYGEGWEDVPSNELGNYDYLMFNDIEFRNQAVREELKRWGEWYYQTCGVDGFRLDAVKHIATDFLNEWLDHMKAKFNREFFIVAENWVEDDVIHLRNYIDLTAGRMQLFDSMLHLNFYKAGLAGDQYDLSKIFENTLIESHPHLSITFVDNHDSQPLQELQSYVDFWFRPIAYGLILLREQGVPCVFYPDIYGAKYEDKNEEGEDTAVELVSIDSLPLMTKIRRDLAYGFQRDYFDHPNCIGWTREGVSELEQSGIAVVVSNGEAGAKKMEIGAAHAGKIFIDVMGYRPEEVFIDENGWAEFYCQAGSISVWITKGI; encoded by the coding sequence ATGAGCAATCAGACCTTAATACAATATTTCCACTGGTATTACAATGAAGAGGAAAAACTATGGCAAAAAGCTGCAAATCAGGCTTCCTCACTCAAAGAAATCGGGATAACGGGAGTTTGGTTTCCGCCGTCCTATAAATCAACAGAAGGAGCAAATTCTGTAGGTTACGACAGTTACGATTTATTTGATCTGGGAGAATTTGACCAGAAGAACAGCCTGCCCACCCGGTATGGTACAAAAGAAGAATATTTACGGGCCATTAGTGCGCTGCATGAGCAGCAGATTATGGTTTTGGCCGATGTGGTCTTTAACCATAAAGCAGGAGGAGATGAACTCGAAAAAGTTCCGGTCAGGAGAGTTGCAGCCGAAAACAGAGAAGAGTATACTTCTGAGGTTTTTGATATTGAAGCCTGGACTAAATTTACGTTTCCCGGCAGGCAGGGTAAATATTCAGAATTTATCTGGGATAAAAGTTGTTTCAGTGGAATTGACTGGGCGGAGGATTTGCAGGAAACAGCAATATTTTCTATACAGAATCAGTATGGAGAAGGTTGGGAGGATGTGCCGTCCAATGAATTAGGTAACTATGATTATCTGATGTTCAATGATATCGAATTCAGAAACCAGGCTGTCCGTGAAGAGTTGAAAAGATGGGGAGAGTGGTATTATCAGACCTGTGGAGTAGATGGATTCAGATTAGATGCTGTTAAACATATAGCCACTGATTTTCTGAATGAATGGCTGGATCACATGAAAGCAAAATTCAACAGAGAGTTCTTTATTGTTGCCGAAAACTGGGTGGAAGACGATGTTATACATCTGCGCAATTATATAGATCTTACAGCTGGCAGAATGCAGCTGTTTGACTCTATGCTGCATCTTAATTTTTACAAGGCCGGCCTTGCAGGTGATCAGTATGATCTGAGTAAGATATTTGAAAATACGCTGATAGAATCTCATCCGCATTTGTCAATCACTTTTGTAGATAATCATGACTCACAACCTTTACAGGAGTTGCAGTCTTATGTAGATTTTTGGTTCAGACCAATAGCCTATGGGCTGATTCTTTTGAGAGAACAGGGGGTGCCCTGTGTATTTTATCCGGATATATACGGAGCTAAATATGAAGATAAAAACGAGGAAGGAGAAGATACAGCAGTAGAACTGGTCAGTATTGACAGCCTGCCTTTAATGACTAAAATCCGCAGAGATCTGGCCTATGGTTTTCAGCGTGACTACTTTGATCACCCAAACTGTATAGGCTGGACAAGAGAAGGAGTATCTGAACTGGAGCAATCAGGAATTGCAGTAGTTGTCAGTAACGGAGAGGCAGGAGCAAAAAAGATGGAAATAGGAGCTGCTCATGCAGGTAAAATATTTATTGATGTAATGGGTTACAGACCAGAAGAAGTTTTTATAGATGAAAATGGCTGGGCAGAGTTTTATTGTCAGGCCGGGAGTATTTCAGTCTGGATCACAAAAGGTATTTAG
- a CDS encoding acyl-CoA thioesterase: protein MSTIVKNPKNSFTVMNELVLPNDTNTLNNLMGGRLLHWMDIAAAISAQKHCNRIVVTASVDNVSFKQPIKLGDVITIEAKVTRAFHTSVEVRMDVWAENIPSGTRVKSNEAYYTFVAVDQSGRTIPVPELLPETEDEIELFAGALRRRQLRLILAGKMKANDAIELKALFFNE, encoded by the coding sequence ATGAGCACAATAGTTAAAAATCCTAAAAATTCATTCACTGTCATGAATGAATTGGTACTACCCAACGATACCAATACGCTAAACAATTTAATGGGTGGCAGGTTACTGCACTGGATGGATATCGCCGCTGCGATTTCTGCACAAAAACACTGTAACCGGATTGTAGTTACTGCTTCAGTGGACAATGTATCTTTTAAACAACCTATTAAATTAGGTGATGTAATTACAATTGAAGCTAAGGTAACCCGTGCTTTTCATACTTCTGTAGAAGTCCGTATGGATGTATGGGCAGAAAACATTCCTTCAGGAACCCGTGTTAAATCTAATGAAGCTTATTATACTTTTGTAGCAGTAGACCAGAGCGGCAGAACAATTCCTGTCCCTGAGTTGTTACCAGAAACAGAAGATGAAATTGAATTATTTGCCGGTGCATTAAGAAGAAGACAACTACGTTTGATTCTGGCTGGTAAAATGAAAGCTAATGACGCTATTGAACTGAAAGCTTTATTCTTCAACGAGTAA
- a CDS encoding cation:proton antiporter, translating into MTTYTTLIILSGLVIFSYLFDLVASKTKLPSVLLLLLLGIGLRVLVDQLHFQTFDFLKVLPTLGTVGLILIVFEGALELKYEREKNKLIRGAFLSAFFILTATVTVITFIIHQITGQDLYRCFTNAIPFSVISSAIAIPSAAALTGQSKEFIIYESSFSDILGIILFNFAVSNPHISVSSFTGLGLSTLLIIVLSIISCILLLYLMGKISHHIKFFLIISILILVYAVGQSYHLSSLVLVLSFGLFLNNADAIEHFYFRSLFIYKNLSRDLEQLHQLSAESAFIIRTFFFVIFGFTMNIYELNNSITIMNGIFILMTIYLIRIIYLKLFRKENSGTESVIAPRGLISILLYYNLPPSLRLPEIGTSFLFLVVLGSSLVMSIGLLASKKMIKAEQPA; encoded by the coding sequence ATGACCACGTACACTACACTGATTATTCTGAGCGGACTGGTCATATTTTCTTACCTGTTTGATTTAGTAGCCAGCAAAACAAAATTACCATCCGTATTATTACTGCTATTACTGGGCATTGGTTTACGTGTACTGGTCGATCAGCTGCATTTCCAGACCTTTGACTTTTTAAAAGTTCTCCCGACATTAGGTACTGTCGGACTGATTTTAATAGTTTTTGAGGGAGCCCTGGAATTAAAATATGAGCGGGAAAAGAATAAACTGATCCGGGGTGCATTTTTGTCTGCATTTTTTATTCTGACTGCAACGGTAACGGTAATCACATTTATTATTCACCAGATCACCGGACAGGATCTTTACCGCTGTTTTACCAATGCAATTCCATTTAGTGTAATCAGCTCAGCAATAGCTATCCCATCGGCTGCTGCTTTAACAGGGCAAAGCAAAGAGTTTATCATTTATGAATCTTCATTTTCTGATATACTGGGGATCATCTTATTTAATTTTGCTGTTTCCAATCCTCATATCTCTGTTTCTTCTTTTACAGGTTTGGGATTAAGCACGTTGCTTATCATCGTCTTATCAATTATCTCCTGTATATTATTGCTTTACCTGATGGGGAAGATATCACATCATATCAAATTCTTCCTGATTATCTCGATACTGATCCTGGTCTATGCTGTTGGACAATCCTATCATTTATCCTCACTGGTATTGGTATTGTCTTTCGGACTGTTTCTCAATAATGCCGATGCGATTGAACATTTCTATTTCAGAAGTCTTTTCATTTATAAGAATTTATCGAGAGATCTTGAACAGCTGCATCAGCTATCGGCAGAAAGTGCTTTTATTATCCGGACTTTTTTCTTTGTCATCTTCGGTTTTACCATGAATATCTATGAACTGAATAACAGCATCACGATCATGAATGGCATATTTATTCTGATGACTATCTACCTGATCCGGATTATTTATCTCAAATTATTCAGAAAAGAGAACAGTGGTACGGAGAGCGTAATTGCTCCCCGCGGACTGATCAGTATTTTATTGTATTATAATTTACCTCCGTCATTAAGATTGCCGGAAATAGGTACCTCATTCTTATTTCTTGTAGTACTGGGTTCAAGTTTAGTCATGAGTATAGGTCTTTTGGCGAGCAAAAAAATGATCAAAGCTGAGCAGCCTGCTTAG
- a CDS encoding EVE domain-containing protein, with amino-acid sequence MNYFLVKSEPFKYSWEQFNKDGRTFWDGVRNYQARNNLKLMKEGDLVLFYHSNEGKHIVGIAKVVREFYQDPTTDDANWVVVDLAPVESLKHPVTLEQIKAEESLKDISLVRQGRLSVMELKANEFDKILEMGS; translated from the coding sequence ATGAATTATTTCTTAGTCAAATCAGAACCTTTTAAATATAGCTGGGAGCAGTTTAATAAAGATGGACGTACCTTTTGGGATGGCGTACGTAATTATCAGGCACGTAATAATCTCAAATTAATGAAAGAAGGAGATCTTGTTCTTTTCTATCATAGTAATGAAGGCAAACATATTGTGGGGATTGCTAAGGTAGTGAGAGAATTTTATCAGGACCCAACTACAGATGATGCGAACTGGGTTGTTGTTGACCTTGCACCTGTAGAATCATTGAAACATCCGGTTACACTGGAGCAGATCAAGGCTGAAGAAAGTCTTAAAGATATTTCACTGGTCAGACAAGGACGTCTTTCTGTGATGGAGCTGAAAGCCAATGAGTTTGATAAAATACTGGAAATGGGCAGCTAA
- the holA gene encoding DNA polymerase III subunit delta → MTAADIIKDLKAKKFKPVYLLHGEEPYYIDQIIHYMEDHILNDMEKGFNQTVLYGKDTDMATILNAAKRYPMMSDYQLIVVKEAQDLRWSKETEGSSKEAEFIQNYFEKPLDSTILVLGYKYANFDKRKKIFKSITKSGVVFQSDPVRDYKLAQWIEDLVKEMGAKIAPQASALMAEYLGADLSKISNEIEKLLLNISKETVIDTDLVQRNIGISKEYNVFELQKALASRNVLKCNQIINYFADNPKANPMVMVMANLNSYFSKILKYHYLQNKGDAAKELGVNPYFVKDYEAAARSYNLNKTFDIISLLREYDLKSKGVDSTGNVTDGELLKELLFKMIH, encoded by the coding sequence ATGACTGCTGCTGATATTATCAAAGACCTTAAAGCTAAAAAATTCAAGCCTGTTTATCTTTTGCATGGTGAGGAACCTTATTATATCGATCAGATTATTCATTATATGGAAGATCATATATTGAATGATATGGAGAAAGGGTTCAATCAAACTGTATTATATGGTAAAGATACAGACATGGCTACTATTTTAAATGCAGCGAAGCGTTATCCGATGATGTCAGATTATCAACTGATAGTAGTTAAAGAAGCGCAGGACCTGAGATGGTCAAAAGAAACTGAAGGAAGCAGTAAAGAAGCTGAGTTTATCCAGAATTATTTTGAGAAACCACTGGACAGTACAATTCTTGTCCTGGGGTATAAATATGCAAATTTTGATAAGCGTAAAAAGATATTCAAATCAATTACCAAAAGCGGGGTAGTTTTTCAGTCAGATCCGGTAAGAGATTATAAGCTGGCTCAGTGGATTGAAGATCTCGTTAAAGAGATGGGTGCAAAAATAGCACCTCAGGCATCAGCTTTGATGGCAGAGTATCTTGGAGCGGACTTATCCAAAATCTCAAATGAGATAGAAAAACTATTATTAAATATCAGTAAAGAAACAGTTATTGATACAGATCTGGTACAGCGGAACATAGGAATCAGTAAAGAATATAATGTCTTTGAGCTGCAGAAGGCTTTAGCTTCCAGAAATGTGCTGAAATGTAATCAGATTATTAATTATTTTGCCGACAATCCCAAAGCTAATCCTATGGTGATGGTGATGGCAAACCTGAACAGCTACTTTTCCAAGATATTGAAATACCATTACTTACAGAACAAGGGAGATGCAGCCAAAGAATTAGGTGTAAATCCGTATTTCGTGAAGGATTATGAAGCTGCTGCCAGAAGTTATAATCTCAATAAGACATTTGATATTATCAGTCTGCTCAGAGAATATGATTTAAAAAGTAAAGGAGTGGACAGTACAGGTAACGTAACAGATGGAGAGCTGCTGAAAGAACTGTTGTTTAAAATGATTCATTAG
- a CDS encoding type I restriction enzyme HsdR N-terminal domain-containing protein has translation MAFTPTALNLPHHPFRITEKEEQYFIFDEVRKKHLVLTPEEWVRQHFIHYLIKDKKFPKSLIQIEGGLSLNQLQKRTDIVIFNTSGERIMVIECKAPSIKISQSVFDQAARYNSIHKARWLVVTNGLKHCYAHINHASSQFLFVEELPEYGLL, from the coding sequence ATGGCATTTACACCTACCGCATTGAATTTACCGCATCACCCTTTCAGGATAACTGAAAAGGAAGAACAGTACTTTATTTTTGATGAAGTCAGAAAAAAACATCTTGTTTTAACTCCGGAAGAATGGGTAAGACAGCACTTTATACATTATCTGATCAAAGATAAAAAGTTCCCGAAATCACTGATACAGATTGAAGGGGGGCTGAGTCTGAACCAGCTACAGAAAAGAACTGATATAGTTATTTTTAATACTTCTGGGGAAAGGATTATGGTGATTGAGTGTAAAGCTCCGTCAATTAAAATTTCTCAAAGTGTATTTGATCAGGCAGCAAGATATAATTCTATTCATAAGGCCAGATGGCTGGTGGTGACTAATGGGTTGAAACATTGTTATGCTCACATTAATCATGCTTCTTCACAATTCCTGTTTGTTGAAGAACTGCCTGAGTACGGGCTGTTATAA
- a CDS encoding DUF3887 domain-containing protein: MKSSILLIIVSLSSFSVFAQDKYAEDAAKKFVAQFNSQKYDDIFDSFSSRYQKKVTKEGLRSYLKQIKGMTGGFKSAHFKTKSYRLYSYFLIAKIEGINADFQFRTDSDNKIDFISFQRIGGSSSPPPIGSINK; the protein is encoded by the coding sequence ATGAAATCCTCAATCTTATTAATTATTGTATCATTATCCTCATTTTCAGTATTTGCACAAGATAAATATGCAGAGGATGCCGCAAAGAAATTCGTAGCTCAATTTAATAGTCAGAAGTATGATGATATTTTCGATTCTTTTTCGTCAAGGTATCAAAAGAAAGTAACTAAAGAAGGACTCAGATCATATTTAAAGCAAATTAAGGGGATGACCGGAGGATTCAAATCCGCACATTTTAAGACAAAATCATACAGACTTTACAGTTATTTTTTGATTGCAAAAATAGAAGGAATTAATGCTGATTTTCAGTTCAGAACTGATAGTGATAATAAAATTGACTTTATTAGCTTCCAAAGAATTGGCGGAAGCAGCAGTCCGCCACCAATTGGGAGCATTAATAAGTAA